A stretch of Cicer arietinum cultivar CDC Frontier isolate Library 1 chromosome 5, Cicar.CDCFrontier_v2.0, whole genome shotgun sequence DNA encodes these proteins:
- the LOC101503953 gene encoding uncharacterized protein — translation MMNFKPFVFLIILFGMVLISVVVAEEPDPDEIQAIKTNEEHEELRGCHKKEKVLGGRKLILKPLDDEKCKEKGGDGYSGGGGSSGSGGGGGEGGGSGEGGYGGGGSGSGGASGTGGSGGSGGSGSEGGGGSGGGHGGEGSGGGSSGGGGGGAGGGEGVGGGYGGGGSGGGSGAGGGSGGGSGGGGGSSGGGGSGAGGGEGSGSGEGGSGGSGGGGGSGGGSGGGGSGGGEGSGSGGGGGSGGGSGGGSSGGGEGSGSGGSGGGGYGGGSGKGGGEGSGSGEGGSGGSEGGGYGGGSGKGGGEGSGSGEGGGGGSGGGGYGGGSGKGGGEGSGSGGSEGGGYGGGSGKGGGEGGSEGGGGGYGGGSGKGGGEGSGSGEGGSGGSRGGGYGGGSGKGGGEGSGSGGGGYGGGSGKGGEGGAGGGEGGSGGSGGGSSGGGSGAGGGQGSGSGGSGGGSYGGGGSGAGGGEGGSSGGGGGGGGGSSGGGGYGSGSGAGSGSGGGSGSGSGGGESGGGGSSGGGSEGGKGSGGGSGGGGYGSGSGAGSGSGGGSGSGSGGGESGGGGSSGGGSEGGKGSGGGSGGGGYGSGGSSGGDGGYGNHI, via the exons ATGATGAATTTCAAACCTTTTGTTTTCCTAATAATTCTGTTTGGTATGGTTCTCATCTCTGTAGTGGTGGCTGAAGAGCCTGATCCGGATGAGATACAAG CTATAAAAACAAATGAAGAGCATGAAGAACTTAGAGGATGTCACAAGAAGGAAAAAG TTCTAGGTGGAAGGAAATTGATCTTGAAGCCACTTGATGATGAGAAATGTAAAGAAAAGGGAGGCGACGGGTATAGTGGTGGTGGAGGATCTAGTGGTAGTGGCGGCGGTGGAGGAGAAGGAGGTGGAAGCGGAGAAGGAGGTTATGGTGGTGGAGGAAGCGGGAGTGGAGGAGCAAGCGGTACTGGTGGAAGTGGAGGTTCTGGAGGTAGCGGTAGTGAAGGAGGAGGTGGAAGCGGAGGCGGTCATGGTGGAGAAGGAAGTGGAGGAGGTAGTTCTGGTGGTGGTGGGGGCGGAGCCGGTGGTGGTGAAGGTGTTGGGGGAGGTTATGGTGGAGGAGGAAGTGGTGGTGGAAGTGGAGCAGGTGGTGGAAGTGGAGGAGGAAGTGGTGGTGGAGGAGGTAGTTCTGGTGGTGGTGGGAGTGGAGCCGGTGGTGGTGAAGGCAGTGGTAGCGGAGAAGGTGGTAGTGGTGGAAGTGGAGGAGGAGGTGGATCAGGTGGTGGAAGTGGAGGAGGTGGATCAGGTGGTGGTGAAGGCAGTGGAAGTGGAGGAGGAGGTGGATCAGGTGGTGGAAGTGGAGGAGGTAGTTCTGGTGGTGGTGAAGGCAGTGGTAGTGGTGGAAGCGGAGGAGGAGGTTATGGTGGAGGAAGTGGAAAAGGTGGTGGTGAAGGCAGTGGTAGCGGAGAAGGTGGTAGTGGGGGAAGCGAAGGAGGAGGTTATGGTGGAGGAAGTGGAAAAGGTGGTGGTGAAGGAAGCGGTAGCGGAgaaggtggtggtggtggaagCGGAGGAGGAGGTTATGGTGGAGGGAGTGGAAAAGGTGGTGGTGAAGGCAGTGGTAGTGGTGGAAGCGAAGGAGGAGGTTATGGTGGAGGGAGTGGAAAAGGTGGTGGTGAAGGTGGAAGCgaaggaggaggaggaggtTATGGTGGAGGAAGTGGAAAAGGTGGTGGTGAAGGCAGCGGTAGCGGAGAAGGTGGTAGTGGTGGAAGCAGAGGAGGAGGTTATGGTGGAGGGAGTGGAAAAGGTGGTGGTGAAGGCAGTGGTAGTGGAGGAGGAGGTTATGGTGGTGGAAGTGGAAAAGGTGGTGAAGGCGGAGCCGGTGGTGGTGAAGGTGGTAGTGGTGGAAGCGGAGGAGGCAGTTCTGGTGGTGGGAGTGGAGCAGGTGGTGGTCAAGGCAGTGGTAGTGGTGGAAGCGGAGGAGGCAGTTATGGTGGTGGTGGGAGCGGAGCCGGTGGCGGGGAAGGAGGTAGTTCTGGTGGTGGAGGTGGAGGTGGAGGTGGTAGTAGCGGAGGAGGAGGTTATGGTAGTGGAAGTGGAGCAGGTAGTGGAAGTGGTGGTGGAAGTGGATCGGGTAGTGGAGGAGGTGAAAGCGGAGGAGGCGGCTCTAGTGGTGGTGGAAGTGAaggaggaaaaggaagtggcgGTGGAAGTGGAGGAGGAGGTTATGGTAGTGGAAGTGGAGCAGGTAGTGGAAGTGGTGGTGGAAGTGGATCGGGTAGTGGAGGAGGTGAAAGCGGAGGAGGCGGCTCTAGTGGTGGTGGAAGTGAaggaggaaaaggaagtggcgGTGGAAGTGGAGGAGGAGGTTATGGTAGTGGAGGAAGCAGTGGAGGCGATGGAGGTTATGGCAATCATATATGA